In Solanum lycopersicum chromosome 5, SLM_r2.1, the following are encoded in one genomic region:
- the LOC101247719 gene encoding histidine kinase 3: MSLFYVIGFGLKLGSLILTLCCWFLSLIFSMNGEVMTSSKTLLGDGEHIVKKLWDLSAKIYHCYPQYVGNRKVGNKWWRKLLIVWLLFWIVVSFSVLWYMNSKAVEKRKETLTSMCDERARMLQDQFNVSMNHVQAMSILISTFHHARNPSAIDQCTFASYTERTAFERPLTSGVAYAVRVLHSERKEFEKRHGWSIKRMDSREPTPVHKDNEYDRDGLEPSPIQAEYAPVIFAQDTIAHVISVDMLSGKEDRENVLRARESGKGVLTAPFRLLKTNRLGVIKTFAVYKTDLPSNATPNERIQATDGYLGGVLDIESLVEKLLQQLASKQTILVNVYDTTNISHPISMYGSNVSGDGLEHVSALNFGDPFRRHEMRCRFKQKPPWPWLAITTATGILIIALLIGQIFHATINRIAKVEDDYHEMMMLKKRAEAADVAKSQFLATVSHEIRTPMNGVLGMLHMLTDTNLDVTQQDYVSTAQASGKALVSLINEVLDQAKIESGKLELDAVCFDVRDTLDEVLSLFSGKSQEKGVELAGYISDKVPDVLIGDPGRFRQIITNLVGNSIKFTEKGHIFVTVHLVEEVTESAEEFKVNSLFKSTLSGSPVADKRQSWRSFMGFNQEGSSFTSSSSDQINLMVSVEDTGVGIPLDAQSRIFTPFMQVGPSIARTHGGTGIGLSISKCLVQLMKGEIGFVSLPKIGSTFTFTAVFTNSRNNWNEKKSQQINNQSNSISSDFHGLRALIVDPRTVRARVSQYHMKRLGVHTEVVSDLNRGLSHVRTENGVTNMILIEQEVWDADLGKSSLFVKNLRKINASSSPKLFILANSINSSRAGVSVNGFPTPFIIMKPLRASMLAASLQRAMGVGNKGNCTNGELSGISLSKLLQGRKILIVDDNNVNLRVAAAALKKYGADVICTDSGKKALTFLQPPHQFDACFMDIQMPEMDGFQATKIIREMESDINSRIKLGQLPPEAYGNVSSWKVPILAMTADVIQATNELCQKCGMDGYVSKPFEAEQLYEEVSRFFQIKPTQNT; encoded by the exons ATGAGTTTGTTTTATGTTATTGGGTTTGGTTTGAAATTGGGTAGCCTAATTTTGACTCTATGTTGCTGGTTTCTGTCTCTGATTTTTTCCATGAATGGTGAAGTTATGACTAGCAGCAAGACTTTGCTTGGTGATGGAGAGCACATAGTGAAGAAATTGTGGGATTTGAGTGCTAAGATTTATCATTGTTACCCTCAGTATGTTGGAAATAGGAAAGTGGGAAACAAGTGGTGGAGGAAGCTTTTGATAGTATGGTTATTATTTTGGattgttgtttctttttcaGTCTTGTGGTATATGAACTCTAAAGCTgttgaaaagagaaaagaaacaCTTACAAGTATGTGTGATGAAAGAGCTAGGATGTTACAAGATCAGTTTAATGTTAGTATGAACCATGTGCAGGCCATGTCCATTCTCATCTCAACTTTCCACCATGCCAGGAATCCTTCTGCTATTGATCAG TGTACTTTTGCAAGCTATACAGAAAGAACAGCATTTGAGAGGCCTCTTACAAGTGGGGTGGCATATGCAGTAAGAGTGCTCCATTCAGAAAGAAAAGAGTTTGAGAAGCGACACGGTTGGAGTATTAAGAGAATGGATTCACGTGAACCAACTCCAGTTCACAAAGACAATGAGTATGATAGAGATGGCCTGGAGCCATCTCCAATTCAGGCAGAATATGCCCCTGTTATTTTTGCACAGGATACGATTGCACATGTAATTTCTGTTGATATGCTCTCTGGAAAG GAAGATCGCGAGAATGTTTTACGTGCAAGGGAATCAGGAAAGGGTGTCCTCACAGCTCCATTCAGACTACTTAAAACAAATCGCCTTGGGGTGATAAAGACATTTGCAGTTTACAAAACTGATCTTCCTTCTAATGCAACTCCAAATGAAAGGATCCAGGCAACTGACGG GTATCTTGGTGGAGTACTTGACATTGAATCACTTGTAGAGAAGCTTCTTCAGCAACTTGCAAGCAAACAAACTATCCTTGTAAACGTCTATGATACAACTAATATCTCCCACCCTATTAGCATGTATGGTTCAAATGTGTCGGGTGATGGTCTGGAGCATGTCAGTGCCCTCAACTTTGGGGATCCATTTAGAAGGCATGAGATGCGTTGCAG ATTCAAACAGAAACCACCGTGGCCTTGGCTAGCCATCACAACAGCGACAGGAATCCTCATAATTGCATTGCTTATAGGGCAAATATTTCATGCAACCATCAACAGAATCGCCAAAGTTGAGGATGATTATCATGAGATGATGATGCTGAAAAAACGTGCAGAGGCTGCTGATGTTGCAAAGTCACAG TTTCTTGCTACTGTTTCCCATGAAATCAGGACCCCCATGAATGGTGTTCTTG GCATGCTTCATATGCTTACGGACACAAATCTAGATGTGACGCAACAAGATTATGTCAGCACTGCTCAGGCCAGTGGTAAAGCTTTAGTTTCGCTCATAAATGAGGTTTTGGACCAAGCAAAGATTGAATCTGGTAAGCTTGAGCTCGACGCAGTTTGTTTTGACGTGAGAGATACGCTAGATGAGGTTCTGTCACTCTTTTCGGGGAAATCTCAAGAAAAAGGAGTTGAG TTGGCCGGTTACATCTCTGATAAGGTTCCTGATGTACTCATTGGTGACCCTGGACGGTTTCGTCAGATTATCACAAACTTGGTGGGGAACTCTATCAAA TTCACTGAAAAAGGTCATAtatttgtgacggtccatctCGTCGAGGAAGTGACAGAGTCAGCCGAGGAGTTCAAGGTGAATTCATTGTTCAAGAGCACTTTGAGTGGATCGCCTGTAGCCGATAAGCGACAGAGCTGGAGAAGTTTCATGGGTTTCAATCAAGAAGGATCTTCTTTCACATCTTCCTCGTCGGACCAGATCAATCTAATGGTGTCAGTAGAAGACACTGGTGTTGGAATTCCTTTAGATGCTCAATCTCGTATATTCACCCCCTTCATGCAGGTTGGTCCTTCTATTGCTCGCACCCATGGGGGAACTGGTATTGGACTTAGCATAAGCAAATGTTTGGTACAGCTTATGAAAGGTGAAATTGGGTTTGTAAGTTTGCCAAAGATTGGATCCACCTTTACTTTTACTGCTGTTTTCACCAATAGCCGCAATAATTGGAATGAGAAGAAGAGCCAGCAAATAAACAATCAATCGAACTCTATTTCTTCAGATTTCCATGGCTTGAGAGCCTTAATTGTCGACCCAAGAACTGTCCGTGCAAGGGTCTCACAGTATCACATGAAACGACTTGGAGTCCATACTGAAGTGGTCTCAGATTTGAATCGTGGTTTGTCTCATGTAAGAACTGAAAATGGAGTTACGAATATGATCCTCATTGAACAGGAAGTCTGGGATGCTGATTTGGGAAAGTCAAGTCTTTTTGTCAAAAACTTAAGAAAGATCAACGCCAGTAGTTCTCCCAAACTTTTCATATTAGCCAATTCTATAAATTCTAGCCGAGCGGGTGTCTCAGTCAACGGTTTTCCTACTCCATTTATCATCATGAAGCCATTAAGAGCAAGTATGCTTGCTGCATCACTCCAACGTGCCATGGGCGTTGGTAACAAGGGAAATTGTACAAATGGAGAGCTCTCTGGTATCTCTCTTTCCAAGCTCCTTCAGGGGAGAAAAATTTTGATTGTGGACGACAACAACGTGAACCTTAGAGTAGCTGCTGCTGCACTGAAGAAGTATGGTGCTGATGTTATCTGCACAGACAGTGGAAAAAAAGCACTCACTTTTTTACAACCACCTCATCAATTTGATGCCTGTTTCATGGATATTCAGATGCCAGAAATGGATGG GTTTCAGGCTACAAAAATAATCCGCGAAATGGAATCTGATATCAATAGCCGTATCAAACTTGGGCAACTACCTCCTGAAGCATACGGAAATGTTTCAAGCTGGAAAGTGCCCATTCTGGCCATGACTGCTGACGTAATTCAAGCTACAAATGAACTGTGTCAAAAATGTGGAATGGATGGTTATGTTTCAAAGCCATTTGAGGCTGAGCAGCTTTATGAAGAAGTATCACGCTTTTTCCAGATCAAGCCAACTCAGAATACCTGA
- the LOC138348651 gene encoding uncharacterized protein yields MAKEKVKCYCHYSNRSKDQLGIDYHHPLFLHASDAPSSMSIGTPLVGMENYSIWCEAMQLSLLTRNKLGFVDRSINRGTFGPAYELLWDRCNAIGTLSVSTYYSKLKDLWDEYDSLRPPPCCDYTKSKDYATHIQYQRLLQFLMGLNDGYANARSQILMKSHVPNVNQAYAMVLQDETQKNYSR; encoded by the exons ATGGCAAAGGAAAAAGTAAAG TGCTACTGTCATTATTCTAATCGATCTAAGGATCAGCTTGGTATTGATTACCATCATCCTTTGTTTCTTCATGCTTCTGATGCTCCCAGCTCAATGTCAATTGGTACGCCGCTTGTTGGGATGGAAAACTACTCAATCTGGTGTGAAGCTATGCAACTTTCATTGTTGACTCGTAACAAGCTTGGTTTCGTGGATAGATCTATTAACAGAGGTACTTTTGGACCTGCTTATGAATTGCTATGGGATCGTTGCAATGCAATT GGTACTTTGTCTGTTTCTACTTACTACTCTAAATTGAAGGATCTTTGGGATGAGTATGATTCATTGAGGCCTCCACCTTGTTGTGACTACACTAAATCCAAAGATTATGCAACACATATTCAATACCAAAGGTTGTTACAGTTCCTTATGGGACTTAATGATGGATATGCTAATGCTAGAAGTCAGATATTGATGAAATCTCATGTTCCTAATGTTAACCAAGCTTATGCAATGGTTTTACAAGATGAAACTCAGAAAAATTACAGCAGGTAG